Proteins from a single region of Allocatelliglobosispora scoriae:
- a CDS encoding SGNH/GDSL hydrolase family protein: MTLRSRGLRPAIITALAVSIMTTIVSAGATNSSAAPAFGLKQWVGSWSAASSVPGPANPAPFAGFNDQSVRSIVRTSISGDSVRLRFANTFGDRHITIGHTTVALPNAATPERTDVDSATIREVTFGGSPTTLVPKGAEIVSDPIAMTVAALQELVVTSHLPTPTGPPTFHNVASAQTYVGAGDQAATAVGTGFTVVRTNIYFLTGVDVQTWKALGSIVVLGDSIVDGAFSQFNGYTRWSDRLAERLQAEKPLGPFELGVLNEGIGGNQLTHDGSEVGAAGSPGLGVNGLARLDRDIFGQAAVRAAFVCLGINDIQLSNDPAERVIAGLKQAALQVRERGLIAIGCTMTPFEGYVNWSPEKEATRQAVNTWLLGSNDFNGVMDFDAVMKDPAQPTKLKAEWDSGDHIHPNPAGYTAMGNAIPLRLFG, translated from the coding sequence GTGACATTACGCTCCCGCGGGCTCCGGCCCGCCATCATCACGGCGCTCGCAGTCTCGATCATGACCACGATCGTGAGTGCCGGTGCCACGAACAGCTCCGCGGCTCCCGCCTTCGGCCTCAAGCAGTGGGTGGGCTCCTGGAGTGCGGCGTCGTCGGTCCCCGGACCGGCCAACCCGGCGCCGTTCGCCGGATTCAACGACCAGTCGGTCCGCTCGATCGTGCGTACGTCGATCAGTGGCGACAGCGTTCGGCTCCGGTTCGCCAACACCTTCGGCGACCGCCACATCACCATCGGGCACACCACCGTCGCGCTGCCGAACGCCGCCACCCCCGAGCGGACCGACGTCGACAGCGCGACCATCCGCGAGGTGACCTTCGGCGGCAGCCCGACGACCCTGGTGCCCAAGGGCGCCGAGATCGTCAGCGATCCGATCGCGATGACCGTCGCCGCACTGCAGGAGCTGGTCGTCACGAGCCACCTGCCGACCCCCACCGGGCCGCCGACGTTCCACAACGTCGCGTCGGCCCAGACCTACGTGGGCGCCGGCGATCAGGCGGCCACGGCCGTCGGCACCGGATTCACCGTGGTACGCACCAACATCTACTTCCTCACCGGGGTGGATGTGCAGACGTGGAAGGCGCTGGGCTCGATCGTCGTCCTCGGCGACTCCATCGTGGATGGCGCGTTCTCGCAGTTCAACGGCTACACCCGCTGGAGCGACCGGCTCGCCGAGCGGCTCCAGGCGGAGAAGCCGCTCGGACCGTTCGAGCTCGGCGTCCTCAACGAGGGCATCGGCGGCAACCAGCTCACCCACGACGGCTCCGAGGTCGGCGCGGCGGGCTCGCCTGGGCTCGGCGTCAACGGCCTGGCCCGGCTCGACCGCGACATCTTCGGTCAGGCCGCCGTCCGTGCCGCCTTCGTGTGCCTCGGCATCAACGACATCCAGCTCTCCAACGACCCTGCCGAGCGCGTCATCGCCGGGCTCAAGCAGGCGGCCCTCCAGGTACGCGAGCGCGGCCTGATCGCGATCGGCTGCACCATGACGCCGTTCGAGGGCTACGTCAACTGGTCGCCGGAGAAGGAGGCGACCCGGCAGGCGGTCAACACCTGGCTGCTGGGCAGCAACGACTTCAACGGTGTCATGGACTTCGACGCCGTCATGAAGGACCCCGCCCAGCCGACGAAGCTGAAGGCCGAGTGGGACAGCGGTGACCACATCCACCCCAACCCGGCCGGTTACACCGCGATGGGCAACGCGATTCCGCTGCGCCTGTTCGGCTGA
- a CDS encoding fatty acyl-AMP ligase, with the protein MSAQVTVAAVLRRHAVERADRSALIYAADPAVATADIALTYADLDRAAQRLAVWLRARMPAGSRAMLLYPPGLGFAVAFVGCLYADVIAVPVPMPAAGIRQRDQQATGIARDAGIAVALTESASLPTVTAWRDAAGLADVLCAATDALDDAADAPPWTPPDADAASPVMLQYTSGSTGDPKGVVITHHNVLAQVAMTRRVMAASEQSRFGGWLPMHHDMGMIVQLLQPLVLGATSVFMSPFEFLKRPVRWLQLIERHRVDISLAPHFAYEVCARHVTDAQVAGLDLSCWTVAGIGAEAVRARTLDAFSERFGPAGFRREALTVGYGMAEATVYASVGARGIAPTVHAVDGDLLERNEFRPVPATRDTPTIVSCGNPCEMEIIVVDPATSTPLPEGGVGEVWLRGDGVAGGYWGAAAATAATFGGTLAGGESGYLRTGDLGAVHGGELYITGRLKDLLIVRGRNLHPQDIEDEVRSLHEALHTRYGAVVAVPGQPQGEHVVILQECSGELAGDTERLAELVGLIRDHAANQIGFHAAAVVLLRPGGVSRTASGKVQRALMREHFMNAALDPLHEELDPELRRQYRKDNAGGRYGRPAVVHGAA; encoded by the coding sequence GTGTCTGCACAGGTCACCGTTGCGGCGGTGCTGCGTCGGCATGCCGTCGAGCGCGCCGATCGGTCGGCGCTCATCTATGCGGCGGACCCGGCCGTGGCGACCGCCGACATCGCGCTGACCTACGCCGATCTCGACCGTGCCGCGCAGCGCCTCGCCGTCTGGCTGCGCGCCCGGATGCCCGCCGGATCCCGGGCGATGCTGCTCTACCCGCCCGGTCTGGGGTTCGCCGTCGCCTTCGTCGGCTGCCTCTACGCCGACGTGATCGCCGTGCCCGTGCCGATGCCCGCCGCCGGGATCCGCCAGCGCGACCAGCAGGCCACCGGCATCGCCCGCGACGCCGGGATCGCCGTCGCGCTCACCGAGTCGGCGAGCCTGCCCACCGTCACCGCCTGGCGCGACGCCGCCGGCCTGGCCGACGTGCTCTGCGCGGCCACTGACGCGCTCGACGACGCTGCGGACGCGCCGCCGTGGACTCCGCCGGACGCCGACGCCGCCTCGCCGGTCATGCTGCAGTACACGTCGGGCTCGACCGGTGACCCCAAGGGCGTGGTCATCACCCACCACAACGTGCTGGCGCAGGTCGCGATGACCCGCCGCGTCATGGCCGCGAGCGAGCAGTCCCGCTTCGGCGGCTGGCTGCCCATGCACCACGACATGGGCATGATCGTCCAGCTGCTCCAGCCGCTCGTCCTCGGCGCCACCAGCGTCTTCATGTCGCCCTTCGAGTTCCTCAAGCGCCCCGTGCGGTGGCTGCAGCTCATCGAGCGCCACCGGGTGGACATCTCCCTCGCCCCGCACTTCGCCTACGAGGTCTGCGCCCGGCACGTCACCGACGCCCAGGTCGCCGGGCTGGACCTGAGCTGCTGGACGGTGGCGGGGATCGGCGCCGAAGCGGTGCGGGCCCGGACCCTGGACGCGTTCTCCGAGCGCTTCGGCCCGGCCGGCTTCCGCCGCGAGGCGCTGACCGTCGGCTACGGCATGGCCGAGGCGACCGTCTACGCCTCCGTGGGCGCCCGGGGCATCGCACCGACGGTCCACGCCGTCGACGGGGACCTGCTGGAGCGCAACGAGTTCAGGCCCGTGCCCGCGACCCGGGACACCCCGACGATCGTCAGCTGCGGCAACCCGTGCGAGATGGAGATCATCGTCGTCGACCCGGCCACCTCGACCCCCCTGCCCGAGGGCGGGGTCGGCGAGGTGTGGCTGCGCGGCGACGGCGTCGCCGGCGGCTACTGGGGCGCGGCCGCCGCCACCGCCGCCACCTTCGGCGGGACGCTGGCTGGCGGCGAGAGCGGCTACCTGCGGACCGGTGATCTGGGCGCCGTGCACGGCGGCGAGCTCTACATCACCGGCCGGCTCAAGGACCTGCTCATCGTGCGCGGCCGCAACCTGCACCCGCAGGACATCGAGGACGAGGTCCGATCGCTGCACGAGGCCCTGCACACCCGCTACGGCGCGGTCGTCGCGGTGCCCGGCCAGCCGCAGGGCGAGCACGTGGTGATCCTCCAGGAGTGCTCCGGCGAGCTCGCCGGGGACACCGAGCGGCTCGCCGAGCTGGTCGGGCTCATCCGCGACCACGCCGCCAACCAGATCGGCTTCCACGCCGCCGCCGTGGTCCTGCTGCGCCCCGGCGGGGTGTCACGGACCGCCAGCGGCAAGGTCCAGCGGGCGCTCATGCGCGAACACTTCATGAACGCAGCCCTCGATCCGCTCCACGAGGAGCTCGACCCCGAGCTCCGCCGCCAATACCGAAAGGACAACGCCGGTGGACGTTACGGCCGACCTGCAGTCGTTCACGGCGCTGCGTGA
- a CDS encoding acyl carrier protein, with protein MDVTADLQSFTALRDWLTAQVAGYLDRSADQIDPAASFAESGLDSMYALMLCGDVEDTFGLPMEPKVAWDNRSIDALAGYLGERLARVPL; from the coding sequence GTGGACGTTACGGCCGACCTGCAGTCGTTCACGGCGCTGCGTGACTGGCTCACCGCCCAGGTCGCCGGTTACCTGGACCGGTCGGCCGACCAGATCGACCCGGCCGCGTCCTTCGCCGAGTCCGGCCTGGACTCCATGTACGCGCTGATGCTCTGCGGCGACGTCGAGGACACCTTCGGCCTGCCGATGGAGCCGAAGGTGGCCTGGGACAACCGCAGCATCGACGCGCTCGCCGGCTATCTCGGCGAGCGCCTGGCCCGAGTCCCGTTGTGA